Proteins encoded within one genomic window of Spirochaeta isovalerica:
- the glgX gene encoding glycogen debranching protein GlgX, translating into MSVRTTGTNYTVYPGEPLPFGATVQGNGVNFAVLSRHATSVTLLLFDKADNYVPMAELVLDPYLNKTGDVWHIRLEGMGEGTHYLYRVDGPYVPEKGHRFNRFKVLLDPYCKAISTHESIDLDKARGYDWESDDRDLSFSEYDDIMHMPKSLVVCDDFDWQGDRPLNFPLRHSIIYETHVSGLTKHPSSGVAHPGTYKGVVEMIPYFKELGITSLELLPIMEYDHMSFTRVNPITDEHLENYWGYDPIAFFAPNSRYASDSKGAQVTEFKEMVRELHKEGIEVILDVVFNHTGEGSELGPTISFRGWDNEIYYILADEKRYYMNYSGCGNTMNCNHPIVRTMIRNCLHYWVIEMHVDGFRFDLGSILGRDRYGNLMENPPILEGIAEDPVLRNTKIIAEAWDAGGAYQVGSFPGGRWAEWNDRFRDDVRGFWRGDKGKTRVLATRLTGSSDLYLRDGRKPFHSINFVTSHDGFTLWDLVSYNRKHNEANGEENRDGSDNNISYNHGEEGETRDPKILELRKRQARNFLTTLMLSLGTPMILGGDELLRTQEGNNNAYCQNNEVSWFDWNRKKENGDNFTFLKRLIKFRKRHPAFHRPEFFLGIDTTFNAIPDITWYNYDGDPPVWEDMDHCLAYRLDGTEAEVDADKDDNDFYLMFNGSDRDRQFTIKTLPPPGTKWFRAIDTAVPGEKSITLFGDEEVLRNQKSYKVTAKSVVVLISRVV; encoded by the coding sequence ATGTCAGTCAGAACAACCGGTACAAATTATACGGTTTATCCGGGAGAGCCCCTCCCCTTCGGAGCCACTGTCCAGGGCAACGGCGTGAACTTTGCCGTACTCAGCCGGCATGCCACATCCGTTACCCTTCTGCTTTTCGACAAGGCTGATAATTATGTACCCATGGCGGAGCTGGTTCTCGATCCGTACCTGAATAAAACCGGCGATGTGTGGCACATCCGTCTGGAAGGCATGGGAGAAGGAACCCATTACCTCTACCGCGTCGACGGCCCCTATGTACCGGAAAAAGGCCACAGATTCAACCGTTTCAAAGTTCTGCTCGATCCCTACTGCAAAGCCATCTCCACCCATGAGTCTATCGATCTGGATAAGGCGAGAGGATACGACTGGGAATCGGACGACCGGGATCTTTCATTCAGCGAATACGACGATATCATGCATATGCCGAAATCGCTTGTTGTTTGCGACGATTTCGACTGGCAGGGAGACAGGCCTCTCAATTTCCCCCTCCGCCACAGCATAATCTATGAAACCCACGTATCCGGTCTGACGAAACATCCCTCATCCGGGGTAGCTCATCCGGGAACTTATAAAGGCGTTGTGGAAATGATCCCCTACTTCAAGGAGCTGGGAATAACCAGCCTGGAGCTTCTGCCCATTATGGAATATGACCATATGAGTTTTACACGGGTCAATCCCATAACCGATGAGCATCTGGAAAACTACTGGGGTTACGACCCCATCGCCTTTTTCGCTCCCAACAGCCGTTATGCCTCCGACTCGAAAGGGGCCCAGGTAACCGAATTCAAAGAGATGGTGCGTGAGCTGCACAAAGAGGGAATCGAGGTGATCCTCGATGTGGTTTTCAATCATACTGGAGAAGGCAGCGAGCTGGGACCGACCATATCCTTCCGGGGATGGGATAACGAGATTTACTACATTCTCGCCGATGAGAAGCGCTATTATATGAATTACTCGGGATGCGGGAACACCATGAACTGCAACCACCCTATCGTCAGGACCATGATCAGAAACTGTCTTCACTACTGGGTCATTGAAATGCATGTCGATGGTTTCCGCTTCGATCTCGGTTCCATACTGGGAAGAGACCGGTACGGAAATCTGATGGAGAATCCTCCTATTCTGGAAGGGATCGCCGAAGATCCGGTATTGCGCAACACGAAAATCATAGCCGAAGCCTGGGATGCCGGCGGTGCTTATCAGGTGGGATCCTTTCCCGGAGGCCGCTGGGCCGAATGGAACGACCGCTTCCGCGATGACGTCCGGGGGTTCTGGAGAGGGGACAAAGGGAAAACCCGCGTTCTGGCCACAAGGCTGACCGGAAGTTCGGACCTTTACCTGAGAGATGGAAGAAAACCCTTTCACAGCATAAACTTTGTAACCTCCCACGACGGCTTTACCCTCTGGGACCTGGTCAGCTATAACAGGAAGCACAACGAGGCGAACGGAGAGGAAAACCGCGACGGAAGCGATAACAATATCAGCTATAACCACGGAGAGGAGGGAGAAACCCGCGATCCGAAAATCCTGGAGCTGAGGAAACGGCAGGCCCGAAACTTTCTTACGACGCTTATGCTCTCTCTGGGAACGCCTATGATTCTGGGGGGAGATGAACTTCTGCGAACCCAGGAGGGCAACAATAACGCCTACTGCCAGAACAACGAAGTTTCGTGGTTTGACTGGAACAGGAAAAAAGAGAACGGCGATAATTTCACATTCCTGAAAAGACTTATAAAATTCCGAAAGCGCCACCCCGCTTTTCACAGGCCTGAATTCTTTCTGGGAATTGATACGACATTCAATGCCATTCCGGACATTACCTGGTACAACTACGACGGCGATCCGCCGGTCTGGGAAGACATGGATCACTGTCTGGCCTACCGTCTGGATGGAACAGAAGCGGAAGTCGATGCCGATAAGGACGATAATGATTTCTATCTCATGTTCAACGGCAGCGACAGGGACAGACAGTTCACCATAAAAACACTCCCTCCTCCGGGAACCAAATGGTTCAGAGCCATAGACACGGCTGTGCCGGGTGAGAAATCCATCACGCTTTTCGGTGACGAAGAAGTACTCAGGAATCAGAAATCCTATAAAGTGACCGCTAAATCGGTTGTTGTTCTGATCTCCAGAGTTGTCTGA
- a CDS encoding TIGR00300 family protein — translation MFERSIISQGHLIDSGIMSRILNLIIDEKADYKIIDFTIGKKQDEISYLEILLICDSAEKLNSVTEKLVLLGAWEKGAAEPLLKTADRDGAVPPDFYSTSNHRTEIYYQGDWHKVSKQRMDAMIRKTSAGFECIKLRDVRKGDLILCGSDSVRLFPPDAERQSEGFGFMTNDVSSERSDNIAVRKVAETLEEMKAQGKKAVVVAGPVVVHTGGAGALAALIREGYIQGFLGGNAIAVHDLESQFYGTSLGVDLTTGKPTHGGHFHHMRAINKINTYGSISAAIKAGEIKAGLMYEVVKSGIPYCLAGSIRDDGPLPETVMDMIEAQNRYSEIIKGTDMLLMLSTMLHSIGAGNMTPSWVKTICVDINPAVVTKLSDRGTGQAVGIVSDVGLFLRTLANQMGLVYGD, via the coding sequence ATGTTTGAAAGAAGTATCATATCTCAGGGACATTTAATAGACTCGGGAATCATGTCCCGGATTCTCAATCTCATTATCGATGAAAAGGCCGATTATAAAATAATTGATTTTACCATAGGTAAAAAACAGGATGAAATATCCTATCTGGAAATTCTCCTGATCTGCGACAGCGCGGAAAAATTGAACAGCGTAACGGAAAAACTGGTTCTTCTCGGAGCCTGGGAGAAAGGAGCCGCCGAACCTCTGCTCAAAACAGCAGACAGAGACGGCGCAGTCCCTCCCGACTTCTACTCGACCTCCAACCACAGGACGGAAATTTATTATCAGGGAGACTGGCACAAAGTGTCCAAACAGCGGATGGATGCCATGATAAGGAAAACGTCTGCCGGTTTTGAGTGTATAAAATTACGCGATGTGCGCAAAGGCGATCTGATACTATGCGGCAGTGATTCGGTCAGGCTTTTCCCGCCCGATGCGGAAAGGCAATCGGAAGGTTTCGGTTTTATGACCAACGACGTCTCCTCGGAAAGAAGCGACAACATCGCTGTCCGCAAAGTGGCAGAGACTCTTGAGGAAATGAAGGCGCAAGGTAAAAAAGCCGTCGTCGTAGCCGGTCCCGTAGTCGTTCATACGGGCGGAGCCGGCGCTCTCGCGGCTTTGATCCGCGAAGGTTATATTCAGGGATTCCTCGGAGGAAATGCCATTGCGGTCCATGACCTGGAATCTCAGTTTTACGGCACATCTCTCGGTGTGGATCTGACAACAGGAAAGCCGACTCACGGCGGACATTTTCACCACATGAGAGCCATTAACAAAATCAATACCTACGGATCCATATCGGCGGCGATTAAAGCAGGAGAAATAAAAGCCGGACTGATGTACGAAGTAGTCAAATCAGGTATTCCCTACTGCCTGGCCGGTTCTATCCGCGACGACGGCCCTCTTCCGGAAACCGTAATGGATATGATTGAAGCCCAGAACCGCTACAGCGAAATCATAAAAGGAACTGATATGCTCCTGATGCTTTCGACCATGCTCCATTCCATTGGAGCGGGGAATATGACACCCTCCTGGGTCAAAACGATCTGCGTCGATATCAATCCGGCGGTGGTAACCAAACTTTCGGACAGGGGGACAGGGCAGGCTGTGGGAATCGTCAGCGATGTGGGGTTGTTTCTGCGGACTTTAGCTAATCAGATGGGACTGGTATACGGAGATTAG
- the uxaC gene encoding glucuronate isomerase: protein MKPFMDKDFLLETETARTLYHKYAAPMPIFDYHCHLPPGDIAENSRFSNLYDIWLTGDHYKWRAMRSFGIDERYVTGDASPYEKFEAYASMIPYTIGNPLYHWTHLELQRYFNITTLLSKETAKEIWDEAEKQLAEKPMGARDYLIESNVKAVCTTDDPVDSLEYHTSIIGEGDCPVKVLPTFRPDKALAFGNRADFIIYMKKLSEVSGVKIRKYDDLIEALENRHAYFHHLGGRLSDHALTTSIFAESSKDELEEIFKDLFLGVDPLSDLQVEKLQTAVLAELARMNREKGWTMQIHLGALRNNNSTGLASLGPDTGFDSIADGPIAWKLSRFLDKVNSNGGLPKTILYVLNPSDNYTIGTMIGNFQDGKTAGKIQFGSGWWFNDQRDGMEAQMKALGNLGLLSKFVGMLTDSRSFLSFPRHEYFRRILCNILGNWVEKGEYPNDEKILGEIVQGISFNNAVDYLGVDL from the coding sequence ATGAAGCCCTTTATGGATAAAGATTTTTTACTGGAAACGGAAACGGCCCGGACCCTTTATCACAAGTATGCGGCGCCTATGCCAATTTTTGACTATCATTGTCATCTCCCTCCCGGAGACATCGCCGAGAATAGCCGTTTTTCCAATCTCTATGATATCTGGCTGACCGGTGACCACTATAAGTGGCGGGCCATGCGCTCTTTCGGAATTGATGAGAGGTATGTAACCGGAGACGCATCTCCTTACGAAAAATTCGAAGCTTACGCAAGTATGATTCCCTATACGATCGGGAATCCTCTCTATCACTGGACCCATCTGGAGCTTCAGAGATACTTTAACATTACAACTTTGCTCTCGAAAGAAACGGCAAAAGAGATCTGGGATGAAGCGGAAAAGCAGTTGGCGGAAAAGCCTATGGGAGCCCGGGATTATTTAATAGAGTCCAATGTCAAAGCTGTCTGTACCACTGACGATCCTGTCGATTCTCTCGAATATCACACTTCCATTATCGGAGAGGGGGATTGCCCTGTAAAAGTCCTGCCGACTTTCCGTCCCGATAAAGCTCTTGCATTCGGAAACCGGGCGGATTTCATAATCTATATGAAAAAGCTCTCTGAAGTTTCAGGGGTCAAAATCAGAAAATACGATGATCTGATTGAAGCTCTTGAAAACAGGCACGCCTACTTCCATCACCTGGGAGGCCGTTTATCTGACCATGCGCTGACGACCAGTATTTTTGCCGAATCCAGCAAAGATGAGCTGGAGGAAATCTTTAAGGATTTATTTCTTGGAGTCGATCCTCTGTCGGATCTTCAGGTGGAAAAACTTCAGACGGCCGTTCTGGCGGAGTTGGCCAGAATGAACAGGGAGAAGGGATGGACCATGCAGATTCACCTGGGAGCCCTGAGAAACAACAACAGCACCGGGCTGGCATCGCTGGGACCCGATACGGGATTTGATTCTATCGCCGACGGACCGATTGCCTGGAAGCTGTCGCGCTTCCTCGATAAGGTGAACTCTAACGGAGGTCTTCCGAAGACCATCCTCTATGTCTTGAATCCATCGGACAATTATACGATCGGAACGATGATCGGGAACTTCCAGGATGGAAAGACTGCCGGAAAGATTCAGTTCGGTAGCGGCTGGTGGTTTAACGACCAGAGGGACGGTATGGAAGCCCAGATGAAAGCGCTGGGTAATCTGGGACTTCTGTCGAAGTTCGTTGGAATGCTGACCGATTCAAGAAGCTTCCTCAGTTTTCCCCGCCATGAGTATTTCCGGAGAATCCTCTGTAATATTCTCGGGAACTGGGTGGAAAAGGGAGAATACCCGAATGATGAAAAGATATTGGGAGAGATCGTTCAGGGGATCAGTTTCAATAATGCTGTCGATTATTTAGGGGTTGATTTATAA
- a CDS encoding cache domain-containing protein: protein MVSYNQNRIRKIFYVVSLCIFILTASVEAIVLINHAKNDAQANLELLSESIKEQKKSYLQSIVWSCISDIEQYSGLVFEEYESKTENLLHAMVLLLQLRYGGENQLFASSDVPQLLEKLCTDNVSYALVRNGEIRLNSAGSDFPDSLDIESRSKIAKSAPVFGDTVLYVFFTHESYEKLIRSGGEEIVRKRILPDNEYVWINHILDYNGGDGYAIRLVHPNLPETEGMLLSTDMTDIMGNLPYRDELSGVNEKGEAFIEYYFKKMNSDEISHKMSYGKLYQDFDWVIATGVYLDDMDSLIRKEYSNIDQHVSQNSRFFLFFVFFIALLAIIVLVLFERNINSLLNTYTSRLKTAQSLGKSSWWEYDLKRGELIVPDDAAKLYGFDTNEETTDFEVLRKAVRSDFRSFFNEKIDDFLKGNEDSIQFPIISGTDGQRWLWLKSRTERDRKGQVVRLIGSLRDITSEKRADEEKEKLIRELKEALEQIKTLGGLIPICSSCKKIRDDSGYWNNLESYIESHSDASFSHGICPDCMEKIYGEKKWYKDKKED from the coding sequence GTGGTTTCCTATAATCAGAACCGGATAAGAAAAATCTTCTATGTTGTCAGTTTATGCATATTTATACTGACGGCTTCAGTCGAGGCTATAGTTCTTATAAATCATGCTAAAAACGATGCTCAGGCAAACCTTGAACTTTTATCAGAAAGTATTAAAGAACAGAAGAAGAGCTATCTTCAGTCGATTGTATGGAGCTGTATTAGCGATATTGAACAATATTCCGGCTTGGTATTTGAAGAGTATGAAAGTAAAACAGAGAATCTTCTCCATGCCATGGTTCTGCTTTTGCAACTCCGCTACGGGGGAGAGAATCAGTTATTCGCCTCGTCCGATGTTCCGCAGCTTCTCGAAAAGCTTTGCACCGACAACGTCAGCTATGCTCTTGTACGCAATGGAGAGATCCGGCTGAATTCGGCCGGATCGGATTTTCCTGATTCCCTGGATATTGAAAGCCGGTCAAAAATCGCGAAGAGTGCTCCGGTATTCGGCGATACGGTCCTTTATGTGTTTTTCACTCATGAATCCTATGAAAAGCTCATTCGCTCCGGTGGAGAAGAAATTGTACGTAAAAGAATTCTTCCTGATAATGAATACGTCTGGATCAACCATATACTCGATTATAATGGTGGAGATGGATACGCTATCAGGCTTGTTCATCCCAATCTTCCGGAAACCGAAGGAATGTTACTCTCAACGGACATGACAGATATCATGGGCAATTTGCCCTATAGGGATGAGCTCTCGGGTGTGAATGAAAAGGGCGAGGCATTCATCGAATACTATTTTAAAAAAATGAATTCCGACGAAATCTCACATAAAATGTCCTATGGAAAACTCTATCAGGATTTCGACTGGGTTATAGCCACCGGGGTCTATCTCGATGATATGGACAGCCTGATTAGAAAGGAATACAGCAATATAGATCAGCATGTCTCCCAGAACAGCCGCTTTTTTCTTTTCTTTGTATTTTTTATTGCTCTTCTGGCTATAATTGTTCTTGTTCTTTTTGAAAGGAACATAAACTCTTTACTCAATACTTATACAAGCCGGTTGAAAACAGCGCAGTCTCTGGGAAAATCCTCCTGGTGGGAGTATGATCTGAAAAGAGGGGAACTGATTGTTCCCGATGATGCCGCTAAGCTTTACGGATTCGATACGAATGAGGAAACTACTGACTTTGAAGTCCTGCGGAAGGCAGTCAGATCGGATTTCCGGTCTTTTTTCAATGAAAAAATAGATGATTTTCTTAAAGGGAACGAAGACAGCATCCAGTTTCCAATTATTTCCGGAACTGATGGTCAACGATGGTTATGGCTTAAAAGCCGGACGGAGCGGGACAGGAAGGGGCAGGTTGTGCGGCTTATCGGGTCATTGAGAGACATTACGTCAGAGAAAAGGGCCGATGAGGAAAAGGAGAAGCTTATCAGGGAACTTAAGGAAGCTCTGGAGCAGATCAAAACCCTTGGTGGACTTATTCCCATCTGTTCCTCCTGCAAGAAAATCAGAGATGACAGCGGTTACTGGAACAACCTGGAATCCTATATTGAAAGCCATTCCGATGCCTCTTTCTCCCACGGCATCTGTCCCGATTGCATGGAAAAGATATACGGTGAGAAAAAGTGGTATAAGGATAAGAAAGAGGACTAA
- a CDS encoding amidohydrolase family protein, whose translation MSENNPILCRSRFVIPLSEKNRAERIEDGFILTVGSEIAEVGPWSEKKGEAILKQYGGNLKIMGFNGNAAKAVASGVPKLNTVMMPGFVKAHGHDHEQPLIGIAKDVPLTEWLDKAVNPFTGYINENGDMLTKELGMSPQLLTYLMARVADINYGITTSMVHHCNHSKYHAAEIARANEAAGTTMIVAIGGQDRFYYEALLDTPEEAVERLQKASEIEGLERTSFCPGPDQLFSNSRKVLVPLKAWARENNTLFHIHSSEEPKTTAWFKKEIEPGMTPVQYADSIGILDENSVLAHQVNCIPEDLEILAKTGTKIVHNPLANTILGSGMPPVIEMMKMGIPVAISTDGSGSADNQNIIAAARAAAQYQKAFHQDATLLKSEKLLEMITVTPSSILRKNQGELSPGKQADFVLLDLNQPNMIPTRLDNVMENIIWAANGSEISTVVASGRILKEDYRIRDFIDGTKPDEIMAKVQHMSELYAEYRKTMKPISGTGAHK comes from the coding sequence ATGTCTGAAAACAACCCCATCCTCTGCAGAAGCAGATTCGTCATCCCTTTAAGCGAAAAAAACAGAGCCGAGAGAATTGAAGACGGCTTTATTCTGACTGTAGGCAGCGAGATTGCCGAGGTCGGACCCTGGTCGGAGAAGAAAGGAGAAGCCATATTGAAGCAGTATGGCGGAAACCTGAAAATCATGGGCTTCAATGGCAATGCCGCAAAAGCCGTAGCCTCCGGCGTACCGAAACTCAATACGGTCATGATGCCCGGCTTCGTAAAAGCCCACGGCCACGACCACGAGCAGCCTTTGATCGGAATTGCCAAAGATGTTCCCCTGACCGAATGGCTGGATAAAGCCGTGAATCCCTTTACGGGCTACATAAACGAAAACGGCGATATGCTTACGAAAGAACTGGGCATGTCTCCTCAGCTGCTTACTTATCTCATGGCCCGTGTTGCCGATATCAATTACGGTATCACGACCAGCATGGTGCATCACTGCAATCACAGTAAATATCACGCCGCGGAAATCGCCAGAGCGAACGAAGCAGCCGGAACGACTATGATAGTCGCCATCGGCGGACAGGACCGCTTTTATTATGAGGCTCTTCTCGATACGCCGGAAGAAGCGGTGGAAAGACTGCAGAAAGCTTCTGAGATAGAAGGACTCGAGCGGACGTCGTTCTGCCCCGGACCGGATCAGCTTTTTTCCAACAGTCGGAAAGTTCTCGTTCCCCTGAAAGCCTGGGCCCGCGAAAACAACACTCTATTCCATATCCACAGTTCGGAAGAACCGAAAACCACAGCCTGGTTTAAAAAGGAGATCGAACCGGGAATGACTCCGGTCCAGTATGCCGATTCAATCGGAATCCTCGATGAGAACAGCGTTCTGGCCCATCAGGTCAACTGCATCCCCGAAGATCTGGAAATCCTGGCGAAAACCGGGACGAAAATCGTTCATAATCCGCTGGCCAATACCATTCTGGGTTCGGGAATGCCTCCGGTCATCGAAATGATGAAAATGGGTATACCCGTGGCCATTTCCACTGACGGATCCGGTTCGGCCGATAACCAGAATATCATTGCCGCCGCGCGGGCTGCTGCTCAATACCAGAAAGCTTTCCATCAGGATGCGACACTACTCAAGTCGGAAAAGCTTCTGGAGATGATAACCGTTACGCCTTCCTCTATTCTCAGAAAGAACCAGGGAGAGCTGAGCCCCGGTAAACAGGCCGACTTTGTTCTTCTCGATCTGAATCAGCCCAATATGATTCCCACCAGACTGGACAACGTTATGGAAAACATCATCTGGGCGGCAAACGGAAGCGAGATTTCTACAGTTGTGGCCAGCGGCCGCATTCTGAAGGAAGATTACAGGATCCGTGATTTTATAGACGGTACGAAACCCGATGAGATTATGGCGAAAGTTCAGCATATGAGTGAGCTGTATGCTGAATATCGCAAGACTATGAAACCTATATCCGGCACCGGTGCTCATAAATGA
- a CDS encoding Cof-type HAD-IIB family hydrolase codes for MKRIKACFFDIDGTLVRTDHTISRPVIDAVQRLEQEGVAPIIATGRSYEALLPVKETLGIHSPLICYNGAMIVDGSDGTVLKHHTLPEKEARAVITIARKLDYHILAYRSGELIYEKERPEAEEYYNRIKLPGKIVNFDEIDELKLTKCLMIADHENLLPVKEEIMEKHSEKLNAFNSDPRFLEIVPAGIDKAGAVREVMNLLGGTVEESMAMGDGFNDLPMLEAVHWGVVMANALPALREKFPPERTAPHCDKDGVATYLADFFKWEER; via the coding sequence ATGAAAAGAATCAAAGCCTGTTTTTTTGATATAGACGGAACTCTCGTACGAACTGATCACACCATCTCCCGGCCCGTTATCGATGCTGTACAGCGGCTCGAACAGGAGGGCGTCGCTCCGATCATCGCCACGGGACGGAGTTATGAGGCTCTGCTGCCGGTAAAAGAGACATTGGGTATACACAGTCCCCTTATCTGTTACAACGGCGCCATGATCGTAGACGGCAGCGACGGGACAGTATTAAAACACCACACTCTTCCGGAGAAGGAAGCCCGTGCCGTTATCACCATAGCCAGAAAACTCGATTACCATATTCTGGCGTACCGCAGTGGTGAACTGATCTATGAAAAAGAGCGGCCGGAAGCGGAAGAATACTACAACAGGATCAAACTTCCCGGAAAAATCGTCAATTTCGATGAAATAGATGAGCTGAAACTGACAAAATGCCTGATGATCGCAGACCATGAAAATCTCCTGCCCGTCAAAGAGGAGATAATGGAAAAACATTCGGAAAAATTGAATGCTTTTAATTCCGATCCCCGCTTCCTGGAAATCGTTCCGGCCGGCATAGATAAAGCCGGGGCGGTAAGAGAAGTCATGAACCTTCTCGGCGGAACCGTAGAGGAATCCATGGCCATGGGTGACGGTTTCAACGATCTGCCCATGCTGGAAGCGGTTCACTGGGGCGTTGTCATGGCCAATGCCCTGCCGGCGCTGAGAGAAAAATTCCCCCCGGAGAGAACCGCCCCCCATTGCGATAAAGACGGAGTGGCCACTTATCTGGCGGATTTTTTCAAATGGGAAGAGCGATAA
- a CDS encoding GNAT family N-acetyltransferase has product MIIETERLILRQFTIDDLKALAPILADREVMRFSLNGPYSREKTEQFIRRCLDNYLKRGTGLLALIHKGDDKLIGYCGIVIQEIDGEELPEVGYRLDPSYWGRGLATEAAAAAADYGFYNLGFPCLISIIEEENTASIRVAEKNGFVYGKDAVFMGQVPVRIYSKRLKEPAR; this is encoded by the coding sequence ATGATAATTGAAACAGAACGCTTAATCCTCCGTCAGTTCACGATTGACGACCTAAAGGCTCTCGCTCCTATCCTGGCCGACCGGGAGGTTATGCGCTTTTCCCTTAACGGTCCTTATTCCAGAGAGAAAACGGAACAGTTTATCCGGCGCTGCCTCGATAATTATCTGAAACGGGGTACGGGATTGCTGGCCCTGATCCATAAAGGTGACGACAAACTTATTGGGTATTGCGGTATTGTCATTCAGGAGATCGACGGGGAGGAGCTGCCGGAAGTTGGATACAGGCTCGATCCATCCTACTGGGGCAGGGGGCTGGCGACTGAAGCGGCGGCTGCGGCGGCAGATTACGGATTTTATAATCTCGGGTTTCCCTGTCTTATTTCCATTATCGAAGAAGAGAATACCGCTTCGATCCGGGTCGCTGAAAAAAACGGATTTGTTTACGGGAAAGATGCTGTTTTTATGGGACAGGTTCCCGTGCGCATTTATTCGAAACGTCTGAAAGAGCCGGCTCGGTAA
- a CDS encoding DUF429 domain-containing protein, with protein sequence MLYAGIDLAWKRGNPSGIAVINDERAIIHCSAPLWPDSEISRFLTSLEDDFILSVDSPLQVLNETGGRPCDSDLMKHSFNGRFLKVFATSVDYMNRHYGGVRGADLFDILRMENGLKLGKTIVETFPTAVIQSLFPGISMRKYKITSALKLGELKENFLILKHALEEVGFYGDYPEIGELSSKKAYKEAEDRIDAILCAVNSYYFHRLKSFVQFGNGENGLTVIALPI encoded by the coding sequence ATGCTCTACGCCGGAATAGATCTCGCCTGGAAGCGGGGAAACCCGTCGGGGATCGCAGTCATCAATGACGAACGCGCTATTATTCACTGTTCTGCGCCGCTATGGCCGGACAGTGAAATTTCCCGCTTCCTGACATCTCTGGAAGATGATTTCATTCTGTCCGTAGACAGTCCTCTTCAGGTTCTCAATGAAACAGGAGGTCGTCCCTGTGATTCCGATCTTATGAAACATTCTTTTAACGGCCGGTTTTTGAAAGTTTTTGCCACATCTGTCGATTATATGAATCGTCACTACGGAGGAGTTCGGGGGGCGGATCTTTTCGATATCCTCAGAATGGAAAACGGTCTCAAGCTTGGTAAGACTATAGTCGAGACCTTTCCAACAGCTGTGATTCAGAGTCTTTTCCCGGGAATATCCATGCGGAAATACAAAATCACATCTGCCCTCAAACTGGGAGAGCTTAAAGAGAACTTCCTGATTCTTAAGCATGCTCTGGAAGAGGTGGGATTTTACGGAGACTATCCGGAGATCGGGGAGTTAAGCTCAAAAAAGGCTTATAAAGAAGCGGAGGACCGCATCGATGCGATCCTCTGTGCTGTCAATTCCTATTATTTTCATAGATTAAAAAGTTTTGTACAATTCGGAAACGGAGAAAACGGTCTGACCGTTATCGCTCTTCCCATTTGA
- a CDS encoding SDR family NAD(P)-dependent oxidoreductase yields MGNLSKEIAVITGGTGAIGASFAEALCNAGAKVVILGRGKTKPVSEAAKEIEAKTGLKDVLFGYQCDASDEAQMAATIESIRKEVGMPTLLVNAAGGNKGKAPFTEVDVDIFDEVVKMNLLGGLVIPTKHMARIWIAEGIKGNIINIASMASYLPLSGVWAYAASKAGVMNLTAGLAKEFASAGIRVNGIAPGFFVGNQNRDLLYDDFEKDILSARGKQIIGHTPFGRFGDISELNGTLVYLADRNASGFVTGVTIPVDGGYLIDNI; encoded by the coding sequence ATGGGAAATCTGAGTAAGGAAATCGCTGTTATTACCGGTGGAACAGGAGCTATAGGAGCATCTTTTGCCGAAGCTCTTTGTAATGCAGGTGCTAAAGTCGTTATTCTGGGGCGGGGAAAGACAAAGCCTGTTTCTGAAGCGGCAAAGGAAATTGAAGCAAAAACAGGACTTAAAGATGTTCTATTCGGTTATCAGTGCGATGCTTCCGATGAAGCCCAGATGGCCGCTACGATCGAATCCATCAGAAAGGAAGTGGGTATGCCGACTCTGCTGGTGAATGCGGCCGGAGGGAATAAAGGTAAAGCCCCGTTTACGGAAGTCGATGTGGATATCTTCGATGAGGTTGTCAAAATGAATCTTCTGGGCGGTCTGGTCATCCCGACAAAGCATATGGCCAGAATCTGGATTGCCGAAGGTATAAAAGGGAATATCATCAATATCGCGTCCATGGCTTCCTATCTTCCTCTTTCGGGAGTCTGGGCCTATGCGGCATCGAAGGCCGGTGTTATGAATCTCACCGCCGGACTGGCCAAGGAATTCGCTTCCGCGGGAATCCGGGTCAACGGTATTGCTCCGGGATTTTTTGTCGGAAACCAGAACCGGGATCTGCTATATGATGATTTCGAAAAAGACATTCTTTCGGCAAGAGGCAAGCAGATTATCGGCCATACACCTTTCGGCCGTTTCGGAGATATTTCCGAACTGAACGGAACTCTCGTCTATCTGGCTGACAGAAACGCCTCCGGTTTTGTTACCGGTGTCACCATCCCTGTAGACGGCGGTTATCTTATCGATAACATTTAA